From Arcobacter sp. CECT 8983, the proteins below share one genomic window:
- a CDS encoding ThiF family adenylyltransferase, whose protein sequence is MQEYDRTIKLFGEENFEKIKNAKVILLGVGGVGSFALDSLYNTGLTNITIVDFDTYEESNMNRQLGSHGNVGKVKVEALKQRYPKVEAIHAKITPQWIDNFDFSSYDYILDAIDDVSPKVHLIQRYFTKVISTSGGAKRLDPSKIEYKSIWDTYNDPFIRKIRTELKKRGFKKKFKVVFSGENPNCIEKGSFEAVTGSFGFMMAAITINKLLSRNK, encoded by the coding sequence ATGCAAGAATACGATAGAACCATAAAACTATTTGGTGAAGAAAATTTTGAAAAAATTAAAAATGCAAAAGTTATTTTATTAGGTGTAGGTGGAGTAGGAAGCTTTGCTTTAGACTCTCTATATAATACTGGTTTAACAAACATCACAATTGTTGATTTTGATACTTATGAAGAATCAAATATGAATCGACAATTAGGAAGTCATGGGAATGTGGGTAAAGTTAAAGTTGAAGCTTTAAAACAAAGATATCCAAAAGTTGAAGCAATTCATGCAAAAATAACTCCCCAATGGATAGACAATTTTGACTTTTCCTCTTATGATTATATTTTAGATGCAATAGATGATGTTAGTCCAAAAGTTCATCTAATTCAAAGATACTTTACTAAAGTAATTAGTACAAGTGGTGGGGCAAAAAGATTAGACCCAAGTAAAATTGAATATAAATCAATTTGGGATACCTATAATGACCCGTTTATTAGAAAAATTAGAACTGAACTTAAAAAAAGAGGTTTTAAAAAGAAATTTAAAGTTGTTTTTTCAGGTGAAAACCCTAATTGTATAGAAAAAGGTAGTTTTGAAGCTGTAACTGGTTCATTCGGCTTTATGATGGCTGCAATTACCATAAATAAGTTACTAAGTAGAAACAAATAA
- the greA gene encoding transcription elongation factor GreA has product MDKEPMTRVGYEKITGELEFLKNKERPETVIALDEARQLGDLKENAEYHAAKDKLALIDSQIGELGSIISKAVIIDPETLPHDRVSFGSTVHLVDVETDEEFTYAIVGGVESNAEKGFISFNSPLAKQLLGKQEGDELTATLPGGQTSFEILSVGYKELEL; this is encoded by the coding sequence ATGGATAAAGAACCAATGACAAGAGTTGGGTATGAAAAAATAACAGGGGAATTAGAATTTTTAAAAAATAAAGAAAGACCTGAAACTGTAATTGCATTGGATGAGGCAAGACAATTAGGTGATTTAAAAGAAAATGCAGAATATCATGCAGCAAAAGATAAATTAGCTTTAATAGATTCTCAAATTGGTGAATTAGGTTCTATTATCTCTAAGGCTGTAATTATTGACCCTGAAACATTACCTCATGATAGAGTAAGTTTTGGTTCAACAGTTCATTTAGTAGATGTAGAAACAGACGAAGAGTTTACATATGCAATTGTTGGTGGAGTAGAATCAAATGCAGAAAAAGGATTTATTTCTTTTAATTCACCTCTAGCTAAGCAACTTTTAGGAAAGCAAGAAGGTGATGAACTTACTGCTACTTTACCAGGTGGTCAAACATCTTTTGAAATTTTAAGTGTGGGATATAAGGAGTTAGAATTATAA